GTTCATCATTActctctttctatttttctctttaattataaatcagTAACCCATTTTTTTTCTGCTTTTTATTCCTGGATTCTCATGGCATGCAACTtggattaaattgaaataacaaTAATTGGCACTAATGGATAATATTGTATAGGTATCGCGTGTATATTCTACAGTGATTTACTGACGCAATTATATTAGACGGATGTGATGTGTGGTTTGCCTGTGGAGGAACTATAAACCgtttgaagagaaaaatgagtttgatatcttattttattttttcacaaaaatgtgtttgagatcaaaatttaatccaaaaattcagtttgaaaggTGATACTTTTGTAATCTGCTATCCAAAGATGTATTAAATAGGTTGACTCagcattctttttcttttgagagaacCTTTCTGACTAAGGCTAGGATGCCCATCAAAATaactggttttaaaaaaatacatataactataattaattttattgaaatgggtattttaaataacttatttttagtcATTCATATAACTAGTTATgtaattgattttatatataattaattataaactcgtattttaaaaataataactaattatatcaaattatactcctattttaaaaaataattataattataataatctaattatttattaaatatgattataattatataaatactcAAATTACAATTACCCCTATCTCTATTTCTGATGACTAGTTATAACATATCCAGAACAACAAATGgcagctatatatatatataaatgataaaatgaaaagtaaaaataaagatagagaAATAGAATAGTACTTACATTCACCACGGTGATCCTTAACAACAAATGGCTCAGTCATTCCTTGACGAATTGGGAGAGTGTGATTACTCCCTGGAGCCACCCTAACAGCAACTCTGAACTTCCTGCTTCGTATCCAACTAGAGTTATCAGTGAACTCAATCTCTTCAATTGGTGCAATCCCATCCCTCATGGTCAGATTCAATTCTCCTGTGAGCAATGGCCTCTTCCCCGTTCTCTCCTTCACTATGTTGTTGTTGAACTCCTCAGTCGTCCATGATTCCTTGTTGTTAGGAAAATCTCCATCAAGCACCACTATCTCTAGCTTTATGGGCTGGGGCACACTCGTGGGAACCGCTACTAATTCACCATCACCGCCACTTTTGTCAACCAGAATCACCTGGATTGGGTTCCCATCTATGTCCACTATTCTGCTTCCTGTGAATATAGGGACCAATAGCTTCTTGCTGAACATGAGTTCATAGTTCGATGGTTTCTCCAATGATGCTGCTTCGATCCTCAACGAAGGGGACCTACTTATTGTACGTGGCACAGTACAATGCCTCATCACTCGCTCCACCTCTTCATTCACCTGATGcatgacaaaatcaatgacTTTCATTAGAAAATTAATCCAATAATTAATCATGTTTATTTGGCTTTTGATCACTTACCACTCTTCTAAGCAAGGGCTCCAAGCCTGAGAAAAGGTTCTGCAAGTTTTTCACCATCACCACTTCTCCTATTACCCTGTCATGTCAAGAAGATTGAATTGGTTTAATTTATACTACATGATAAGTGGCGagacataattaattttgaaattaagcataaatagTAACAAGTTTTACATATATatgatatcaaaataaaataacttgatAAATCAAGTTTGGTTAAACATACGAAGCAAAAGAAGGTCTTGGTGTAGTTCTCATCCGTTTATCGCCTGGTGGCTTATTATTGTCTTGATCAGAATCATCAAAAAACCGTTTCGCAGCCATTTGATTTTGGGGGACAAGTTAGGAATATATGAAAGAGGGTGATAGATCGATGAAAAGGTTGCACCTAGATAGATAGCTAACTAGCTTAATGAGGAGTAGGAGAAGAAGGTGATGTGCATATTAATTTATACCAGAAATGAAAGTGTATGTGAgagtttgtttcaattttattatatttaaaaaaagaaagaaggttcTTGGAATGTCGGAGGAAATATCCAAGCAATTAGGAAGGTATAACCGAGAAGGCGTATCATATGATGTAAAGACTTTAAACACCCCTCCCAAGTCAACCTGCCAAATCTCTATCGTTCTCTCCGCGCTCATAAAACCCAAGTTGGACCCCACAAATTTTGGAAGcccaagaattattttttataacaacctgagaaagaaaagaaaaaatcagaATAAAGgattgattttattaattatgtaacgtgataagaataaaaaaaattgttgattgaatatttaaaattttttgctGTTAATGCTATGAATTTCATCCGGTCACAAAATAAATGATAGCAACAAACCAAACCATCaactaaaattacatttagtaCGGATTATACAtgatgaaaaaaagagagatacgTCATTCTTATAAACATTTtctattattcaattttataatttgctttttctttatttatgtccACAACATCACTCgtcttattttaaaatctcttttttcttcctttctcttaatttgttataaaaaaaaaattctcaaactaTGCGTCACGTCATTTAAAGACAAAATTACAAGACCCATATGAGCGCCAAAACAACAGGAAGTTGTGGTAAGCTTAACAAGCCAAAGCGTACTAGAGAGTTGTGGAGAAAAACAAGTTGTGTTAAACTTGAAAGTATAAGAtttgtttattcattttctAATCTAGTAAAATATTGCTTTCTTGTTAGATTTTGTCATCTAACATGTTTGTCAAACTACGCGCTTCTAGGAAGGATCAAAAGCGTCCCCTTGGCTCTCGCTATAGCGGCCAAGCTGACTTGTAATAACTTGTAGCAGTAAATGAATGAATATACTtatgagaattaaaaaaaagaagaagaagctaaaAACACTGTCTTTAAAATCCAATTCTTTGAACTTTGAACTATCAATTCGAGGTGCACTTCATTAGCTTACTATTTGTCAGCCATTCAAACCGGCCACATATTTCACAGGATCTGTTTTTATACGGACAAATAATAATCAGTATTcctaaaatattgattaaaatatatattttattgagatataaaaagttacattttatatttttttattataaatattttcttcttttagttttaatatGTTAATGACACTAATTAGCtagacttttttatatatactacatcaagaatttaaaatttgaaactatAGTTTGTGGACTAAAAttattagactcaaaattattTACGAATGAGTAGTAGTTAAACATTTCCTTTTcaataatattaacaaatttaaaagataccATTCATTCAAAATGActcatatatataacttttttttaattattgactgAAATTTTTCTGAGTcgtactttttatttaatggatttcattcataataattataattcatatataataaaaaaaaatatgttgctaTGAGCTAATCAAAATCAACACAAGTCGATAGATGAAATGCATATTCTACTGGGTTGTTGAAGTAGAGCCAAGAGAAGTGATGTAGATATGCTTTCTAAGTCGGTTACAAGAAGTAGGGCCCAAGTtgattcaattatatattactATGGAATGAGGTGATGTTGAACATAGGAATTACGAAGTTTAGCAGCTCCTTCCTATTTCCGTGGCAGCATGTGGCCACACACACATCATCATATTCACTTCTGTTGCCCTTCATATCCATCCATCCACATGCATGCCACACTTTCTCTTTCTCAAGTTTGGCCGAAACCAtggaaattaaacaaaattcaaataatcatTATGCGATGACCAACACGCCTGCTACTATTATTTAACCTTAAGGCCATATCATTTTACATCTGCACAAAATTGTTTCGCCGAAAAAGTAGCAGGTCACCACAGACCATAAGAGTTAGGAGCCCaagactcttttttttcctgattTGGAACCAAAGACAGTGACCAAGATTTTTCTACTTGAAATTTATTAGTGCTAGAACAATTGCTTACAgcattttctcctatttattttttgttttatctttttccattaaattagtcattttatcttatatttttcttatttctcttatttgtaaacaatttaatttttatgcactTTCGAttaatcaaaaatcaaaatagatatgatttttaagacgattcttgtaaaaattaatacGCTTATTCtacatataatttataattaaataataatataaaaatattttattattat
This genomic interval from Glycine max cultivar Williams 82 chromosome 5, Glycine_max_v4.0, whole genome shotgun sequence contains the following:
- the LOC100802257 gene encoding protein SAR DEFICIENT 1 — translated: MAAKRFFDDSDQDNNKPPGDKRMRTTPRPSFASVIGEVVMVKNLQNLFSGLEPLLRRVVNEEVERVMRHCTVPRTISRSPSLRIEAASLEKPSNYELMFSKKLLVPIFTGSRIVDIDGNPIQVILVDKSGGDGELVAVPTSVPQPIKLEIVVLDGDFPNNKESWTTEEFNNNIVKERTGKRPLLTGELNLTMRDGIAPIEEIEFTDNSSWIRSRKFRVAVRVAPGSNHTLPIRQGMTEPFVVKDHRGELYKKHYPPKLNDEVWRLEKIGKDGAFHKKLSKEGINSVQDFLKLSVVDVHRLRKILGVGMSEKMWEVTMKHAKTCEKGNKYYVYRGPNFSVFLNSICQLVRADINGQSFPSRERSNMTRSYMEKLVREAYVRWNDLEEIDAAFLTQGETLEQFPNNHQASLIAYDQNDYFGDKSAEVGNYVPTHNAQIGCSEWAVNGTFGTTSFVNGIPYSFLDSQSDSDISPSVDGAARWP